A stretch of the Roseofilum reptotaenium CS-1145 genome encodes the following:
- the lepA gene encoding translation elongation factor 4, whose amino-acid sequence MTDTKVSHIRNFCIIAHIDHGKSTLADRLLQSTGTVAARDMKEQFLDSMDLERERGITIKLQAARMNYQADNGEVYVLNLIDTPGHVDFSYEVSRSLIACEGALLVVDASQGVEAQTLANVYLALEHDLEIIPVLNKIDLPGAEPDRVKAEIEEVIGLDCSDAILASAKEGIGVPDILEAIVQGVPAPQETLKEPLRALIFDSYYDSYRGVIVYFRVVDGKVRKGDRIRLMATGKEYDIDELGVLSPTQVQVEELHAGEVGYLAASIKAVEDARVGDTITLKAEPAENPLPGYKEANPMVFCGMFPTDANQFPELREALERLKLNDAALSYEPETSSAMGFGFRCGFLGLLHMEIVQERLEREYNLDLIITAPSVVYRVVLNSEETIAIDNPSTLPPANERQSIEEPYVKVDIITPEAYVGTLMELCQTRRGIFKDMKYLTQSRTTLIYELPLAEVVTDFFDQMKTRSRGYASMEYQFIGYRSDDLVRLDIMINNDPVDALAMIVHRDKAYYVGRGLTEKLKELIPRHQFKVPIQAAIGSRIIASEHIPALRKDVLAKCYGGDISRKKKLLQKQAKGKKRMKSIGTVDVPQSAFMAVLKLDNG is encoded by the coding sequence ATGACCGACACTAAAGTCTCTCATATTCGTAATTTCTGTATTATTGCCCATATCGATCATGGGAAGTCTACCTTAGCCGATCGCCTCCTCCAGTCTACGGGAACGGTTGCCGCTCGCGATATGAAGGAGCAGTTCCTGGATAGCATGGATCTCGAACGGGAGCGGGGGATTACGATTAAGCTCCAAGCTGCACGGATGAATTATCAGGCGGATAATGGGGAAGTTTATGTCCTTAATTTAATTGATACTCCAGGGCATGTTGATTTTTCGTATGAGGTTTCGCGATCGCTGATTGCCTGTGAGGGGGCACTGTTAGTGGTAGATGCCTCCCAGGGGGTAGAAGCGCAAACCTTGGCGAATGTCTATTTGGCCCTAGAACACGATCTGGAAATTATCCCCGTTCTGAATAAAATTGACTTGCCTGGGGCGGAACCCGATCGGGTCAAGGCAGAAATTGAAGAGGTAATTGGATTAGATTGTAGTGATGCCATTTTAGCTTCGGCGAAAGAAGGCATCGGTGTTCCCGATATTCTAGAAGCGATTGTTCAGGGAGTTCCTGCTCCTCAAGAAACCCTAAAAGAACCCCTACGGGCCCTGATTTTTGACAGTTATTATGATAGCTATCGGGGCGTAATCGTCTATTTTCGGGTGGTGGATGGTAAGGTTCGTAAAGGCGATCGCATCCGCTTGATGGCAACCGGTAAAGAATACGATATTGACGAGTTAGGCGTTCTCTCTCCGACTCAAGTGCAAGTGGAAGAACTACATGCTGGAGAAGTGGGCTATTTAGCCGCATCCATTAAAGCTGTGGAAGATGCGCGGGTGGGCGATACCATTACCCTGAAAGCAGAACCTGCCGAAAATCCCTTACCGGGATATAAAGAAGCCAACCCCATGGTATTCTGCGGCATGTTTCCCACCGATGCCAACCAGTTCCCCGAATTGCGGGAAGCTCTAGAGAGACTCAAACTCAATGATGCTGCCCTTTCCTATGAACCAGAAACCTCTAGCGCCATGGGCTTCGGTTTTCGCTGTGGTTTTTTGGGATTATTACACATGGAAATTGTCCAAGAACGGTTAGAGCGGGAATACAATCTGGACTTGATTATTACTGCTCCTTCCGTAGTTTATCGGGTGGTTCTGAACTCGGAAGAAACCATTGCTATTGATAATCCGAGTACCTTACCGCCTGCCAACGAACGACAAAGCATTGAAGAACCCTATGTCAAAGTAGATATTATTACCCCAGAAGCCTATGTGGGCACATTGATGGAATTGTGCCAAACCCGACGGGGAATCTTCAAGGATATGAAGTATTTAACCCAAAGTCGGACCACCTTGATTTACGAGTTGCCCTTAGCGGAAGTGGTAACTGACTTCTTCGATCAGATGAAGACGCGATCGCGGGGTTATGCCAGTATGGAGTATCAGTTTATCGGCTATCGCTCCGATGATTTGGTGCGCTTAGATATCATGATCAACAACGATCCCGTCGATGCCCTAGCCATGATTGTCCATCGCGATAAAGCCTATTATGTGGGACGGGGATTAACGGAAAAATTGAAAGAATTGATCCCACGCCATCAGTTCAAAGTTCCCATTCAAGCCGCAATTGGTTCGCGAATTATTGCCAGTGAACATATTCCTGCCTTGCGTAAGGATGTATTGGCTAAATGTTACGGCGGTGATATTTCCCGGAAGAAAAAGCTGCTGCAAAAACAAGCCAAGGGTAAAAAGCGAATGAAGTCCATTGGTACAGTCGATGTGCCTCAGTCCGCATTTATGGCGGTTTTGAAGTTGGATAACGGGTAA
- a CDS encoding RNA-guided endonuclease InsQ/TnpB family protein, which yields MERAFNYRFYPTSEQESLLRRTLGCVRLVYNKAIHERTQAWYERQERVDYAQTSSMLTAWKKQEELDLLNEVSSVPLQQGLRHLQSAFTNFFAARAKYPKFRKKNQGGSAEFTKSAFKFKDGQIYLAKCKEPLAIRWSRQIPSGCVPSSVTVKLHRSGRWHISIRFDDPTIKPLPAKDKAVGIDLGISRLLTTSDGEKIANPKALKKHYHKLRRLQKSLSRKQKGSNNRYKARVKLARVHQKIVDTRGDHLHKLTTQLVRENQTIGVEDLAVKNMVKNRKLAQAISDASWGEITRQLSYKCRWYGRNTIEIDRWFPSSKRCSNCGYIVEKMPLNIRQWKCPECGSDHDRDINASKNILAAGLAVSVCGASVRPDQSKSVKATAKKQKPKASCGGTSLT from the coding sequence ATGGAAAGAGCATTCAACTACAGGTTTTATCCAACATCAGAGCAAGAGTCCCTATTGCGGCGAACTTTGGGTTGCGTAAGGCTGGTCTATAATAAAGCTATCCACGAAAGAACTCAGGCTTGGTATGAACGACAAGAAAGAGTAGATTACGCTCAAACCTCTTCAATGTTGACCGCCTGGAAAAAACAAGAAGAGTTAGATTTGTTAAACGAGGTGAGTAGTGTCCCCTTGCAACAAGGGTTGAGGCATCTGCAATCCGCATTTACTAATTTCTTTGCCGCCCGTGCCAAATATCCAAAATTCAGGAAAAAAAACCAAGGAGGTAGTGCGGAATTTACCAAATCGGCGTTTAAGTTTAAAGACGGTCAAATCTATTTAGCCAAATGTAAAGAACCCTTAGCTATTCGCTGGTCTCGTCAAATCCCATCCGGTTGTGTGCCCAGTTCGGTAACAGTAAAACTGCATCGGTCAGGACGTTGGCATATTTCCATTAGATTTGATGACCCCACTATTAAACCCTTGCCTGCTAAGGATAAAGCAGTAGGTATTGATTTAGGAATTAGCCGCCTATTAACGACCAGTGATGGAGAGAAAATAGCTAATCCTAAAGCATTAAAGAAACACTACCATAAGTTAAGGAGACTTCAAAAAAGCTTATCGAGAAAACAGAAAGGTTCTAACAATAGATACAAAGCCAGAGTAAAGCTGGCTAGAGTTCACCAAAAAATAGTCGATACCCGAGGTGATCATTTACATAAGCTAACCACTCAACTGGTGCGTGAAAACCAAACGATAGGTGTTGAGGACTTAGCAGTTAAGAATATGGTCAAAAACCGAAAGCTGGCACAAGCGATATCTGATGCAAGTTGGGGAGAGATTACCCGACAATTGTCCTATAAATGCCGATGGTATGGCAGAAACACTATCGAGATAGACCGGTGGTTTCCGAGTTCAAAACGGTGTAGTAATTGTGGGTATATCGTTGAAAAAATGCCGTTAAATATTCGGCAATGGAAATGCCCTGAGTGTGGGAGTGACCATGACCGGGATATTAACGCCAGTAAAAATATCTTGGCCGCAGGACTTGCGGTGTCAGTCTGTGGAGCGAGTGTAAGACCCGATCAGAGTAAATCTGTGAAGGCAACTGCAAAGAAACAGAAACCTAAAGCCTCCTGCGGAGGAACTTCGCTAACGTGA
- a CDS encoding type II toxin-antitoxin system CcdA family antitoxin, with protein MNDSTLSSEPKLDKVEISIALDAELLEQIQHLTNDPSRIIETAIRQWLKGSNQRDDELTRTLIKNPPLPPRGEWND; from the coding sequence ATGAATGATTCCACCCTTTCTTCGGAACCTAAGCTCGACAAAGTAGAAATTTCTATCGCCTTAGACGCAGAATTACTCGAACAAATCCAGCACTTAACCAACGACCCTTCAAGAATTATTGAAACAGCCATTCGTCAATGGCTCAAAGGCTCAAACCAAAGGGATGATGAACTCACCCGTACTCTGATCAAAAATCCCCCCCTACCTCCCAGAGGTGAATGGAACGATTAA